A stretch of Cucumis sativus cultivar 9930 chromosome 2, Cucumber_9930_V3, whole genome shotgun sequence DNA encodes these proteins:
- the LOC116402243 gene encoding uncharacterized protein LOC116402243: MEGKLCHWDMKNKVISRTSSIGYSSHSIYYSGTADQGVPFKWETQPGTPKDPPPQDLLPPLSPPPAVLSLGVPKPYIDQPKSRPLPRMRLRFWKKIMKSRDGGKAAAQTTTIDHYNDKLETFSFLSSDCEFMASPSPQSSMSSSSTSSSSSSPSSFLDSLNVRNMRKVSFGRPSSWNNAWQINKMLACYHS; encoded by the coding sequence ATGGAAGGGAAATTATGTCATTGGGATATGAAGAACAAAGTTATATCAAGAACATCTTCGATTGGTTATTCTTCTCATAGCATTTATTACTCTGGAACAGCTGATCAAGGAGTCCCTTTCAAATGGGAAACACAACCGGGAACTCCCAAAGATCCTCCTCCTCAAGATTTGCTTCCACCTCTCAGCCCTCCGCCTGCCGTTCTCAGCCTTGGGGTACCAAAACCCTACATCGATCAACCAAAATCTCGACCCCTACCTCGGATGAGACTTAGGTTTTGGAAGAAAATCATGAAGAGTAGGGATGGTGGAAAAGCCGCTGCTCAAACAACAACTATAGATCACTATAACGATAAGTTGGaaaccttttcatttcttagtTCTGATTGCGAGTTCATGGCGTCTCCTAGTCCTCAGAGCTCAATGTCGTCGTCTTCAACATcgtcatcttcttcatctccgTCATCTTTCCTCGATTCGTTAAATGTTCGAAATATGAGGAAGGTTTCATTTGGAAGGCCTTCAAGTTGGAATAATGCTTggcaaattaataaaatgctGGCTTGTTACCATTCCTAA